Genomic segment of Halostella limicola:
GGCGCGCCGCGTGACAGGCGCCAGTGCAATAAAGTTGAAACGGCTGCCGTCCGTAACCGGTAATCAGAATGACTGACGAGGACCTGCGGAAACGAGCCCACGACCTCGACGTGACCCTCTGGGTGGGGAAAAGCGGTATCGGCGCGGTGACCGACGAACTCTCGGACCAGCTCCGGGACCGCGACCTGGTGAAGGTGAAGTTCCTCCGCGCGGCGCGGGGCGGCAGTAGCACCGAGGAACTCGCCGTCGACCTGGCAGACGAGGTCGACGCGGAGCTGATAGAGACCCGCGGGAACACGGCGGTGCTGCACTGATGGCGTTCGTCGACGAACTGCTCCGCGACGCCGGCCTGTCGAACGCGTACGCGGATCCCCTCGGGGCCACCGTCGAGTTCGTCGGCGCGTTCGTCGTCGTCTACCTCCTCGGGAAGACGGTGGTCTACCCGCTGGTGCAACGCCTGCTGAACCGGCGCGACCTCGACGCGCACGCGCGCAAGCCACTGATGAAGGTGAGCCAGATCGTCGTCGTGTTCGCGGCGGTGGCGATCGCCTTCGCGTTCGCCGGGTTCGGCAACCTGCTGACGTCGCTCGCGACCATCGCTGCGGCCGCGACGCTGGCTATCGGTCTCGCGATGCAGGACGTCCTGAAGAACTTCGTCGCGGGCATCTTCATCTTCACCGACAAGCCGTTCCGTATCGGCGACTGGATCGAGTGGGACGGCAACTCCGGCGTCGTGGAGGACATCAGCCTGCGCGTGACCCGCATCCGGACGTTCGACAACGAGCTGCTGACGGTACCGAACTCCAACTTGACCGACGACGTGATCAAGAACCCGGTCGCCAAGGATCAGCTCCGCCTGAAGTTCGTGTTCGGCATCGGCTACGACGACGACATCGAGCGCGCGACCGACATCATCGTCGAGGAGGCCGAAAAGCACCCGGACATCCTCGACGACCCCGCGCCGTCCGTGCGCCTCACGGAACTCGGCGACTCCTCGGTCGGCCTCCAGTCCCGCATCTGGATCGCCAACCCGAGCCGCGCCGACTACGTGAAGACCCGCGGCGAGTACGTCACGAACGTCAAGCGCCGCTTCGACGAGGAAGGGATCGACATCCCGTACCCGAACCGTACCCTCGAAGGCGGGCTGGAGCTGACGAACGCCACGGACGTGGTGGAACCAGCCGACGACTGATCGGCGTCGAGTTTCATCTCGACGCTGCAGTTTCGGCTGGTAAAAGGCGGACGACTGAGCGGCCGAGGGTCTCGTCCCGAGACCGCGGTCTCCGCCGGTGAAAGCCGACGACTGAACGGTATCGACTCGGTACTACGAGACCGGGCGGCCGCTCCTTCTGCTACACACGTCGCGGAGGCACCGCTCGGCGGTGTTATAACGGATTATGAATGGCGGACGCCCGAGGTTGCCCGGCGTTCCGGACGGGGGAATCCCGGTTGCCTCCTCCACCCCGCGACCCATCGAGCGACAGGTGTCCGGCGGTCCGCTGCTCGCTTCCGCGCCTGACGGATTGCCACCGACGAACCGCGACGGGACATCCCTGCGGATGGCCGTCGCGGACCGCTGCCCCCGATGGACGAGGCTTCCACGTTGGCTCCCGGGGCCCCGACCGGTCTGACCGGACGTGCCCGGGGTTCGGTCCCCGCTAAAGACCATAGTGCGGGTGACGAGCAGGGCCTAACTGCCCGACCTAGTCCACCTCAACGTAACGGACCCTGTCTTAAGGACCTTTCGCATCGATCGGGGACGGCGACGCGCTATCGGAGGCGTCCCGGTCGCGGACCGGGCGACACTCACTCAGATGAGGCGGAGCGCCCGGGCGTACCACCCGCCGCTCGCCGGGACGAGCAGCGTGACGGCGGCGAACGCCCACCGGTGGTACTCGATCCACTCCGCGGTCGACAGCTGGAAGACGACCGTTTCGTCGACGGCGAAGGCCCACTGGAGGGCGAGAAGGACCATGACGACGCCCAGCCCGACCGTCGCGCCGGCCGCGACCTCGGGGGGCGTCCGGTCCTGTCGCCCCGCGGCGAACGCCACCCCGACGACCACAGCGAGCAGGGTGACGCCCCACGGACCGACGAGGCCGTAGCCGTAGTACACCTGCAGACCGGAGACGTCGGCAGACGGCAGCGCGACGTACGGTAGGACGGCGGCGGCGACGACCGCGAGCGCTCCGAGCAACCCGACCGACGGCGGAACTGTCTCGTCGACCATGTCGGGAGACTGGCAGCGCCCGGAGCATAAGCGCGGCGTTCGAGTCGGAAAGCCCATCACGGCGCCGGCCGAACGCCGGGACATGGGACTCGGCAGCACCGCCAAGAAGATTCAGACAGTCGCGGACCGGGCGGAACAGCTGTACAAGCAACTCGTCGACGTGCGCGAGCGCGTGATGAAGCTGGAGGAGACGGCCGCCGAAACCGGCGACCGCGTCGAGACCATCGAGACCGAGCAGGAGAAACAGCGCGCGGTCCTCGACGCTATGGCCGAGCAACAGGGGATCGACGTGGAGCAAGTGCTCGCCGACGCCGCCATCGAAGACCTCGACGAGAGCGCCGACGACGGGGCGACGGATCAGAGTGCCGCCGACGCTGACGCGACCGCGGCCTCCGGCGACGCTACCGTCGAGACGATGGCCGAGTCATCCGCCGAAGAGAACCAATAAAGTATAACGGGCCCGGCAACTATTGCCTACCCGATGACCACCCATCGGGAGCCTTTCGACTCCGTACTCGACGCCGTCGGTGAGACGCCGCTCGTCCGCGTGCAGGCGTCGCCCGACACGGTGCCCGTGTTCGCCAAACTGGAGACGTTCAACCCCGGTGCGAGCGTGAAAGACCGCATCGGGAAGTACATGCTCGAACGGATGGTCGAGCGCGGGGAGGTACCGGAGGGCGGCACGGTGATCGAACCGACCGCCGGCAACACCGGCATCGGCTTCGCCATCGCCGCCGAACAGCTCGGCCTGACGGCCATCTTCGTCGTCCCCGAGCGGTTCAGCATCGAGAAACAGCAGCTCATGCGGGCGCTCGGGGCCGAGATCATCAACACGCCCACCGAAGACGGGATGGACGGCGCCATCGCCCGCGCCCACGAGCTCGCTGCCGAACTGGACGACGCGGTGGTCCCCCAGCAGTTCGCCAACCCGCTCAACGCCGAAGCCCACTACGAGACGACCGGGCCGGAGATCTACGAGGCCCTCGACGGCGAGGTCGGCGCGGTCGTCGCCGGCTGCGGCACCGCCGGGACGCTCATGGGGATCGCCAGATACGCCCGCGAACAGAACCCGGAGACGTACGTCGCTGCCGTCGAACCGGAGGGGTCACTGTACGGCGAGGTGCTCGGCAGAGACGAGCAGGAAGCGGAGTACAAGACCGAGGGGATCGGCACGCACGACCCGTCGACGAACGAGCTGTTCGACCCCGAACTCGTCGACGACGTGATCGACGTCGCCGACCGCGAGGCACAGGATGAACTCAAGCGGCTAGCGCGGGAGGAGGGCCACCTCGTGGCGTCGAGCGCCGGCGCGGCCAGCGTCGCGGCCCGGCGCGTGGCGGCGGACATCCGAGACGGCGCTATCGACGCGCCCCACGACACCGTCGTGACCCTCTTTCCCGACTCCAGCGAGCGGTACCTCTCGAAGGGGATCTACCGGTCCTTCGAGGAGTGGGAAGGCTAGCAGAGCCGCTGGTGTTCGACCTTCATGCACCGGTCCTGAACGACGTGGCGACCGTCGGCCTCGGCGCGCTCCGCGGCCTCGTCGTCGCGGATCCCGAGCTGCGTCCAGATCACCTTGACGTCGTCGCGTTCCAGCGCCTCGTCGACGATGTCGCTCACCTCGTCGCTCGGCCGGAACACGTTGACGATGTCTATCTCCTCCTCTACGTCGCGTAGCGAGTCGTAGGCCGGCCGCCCGAGGACCTCCTCGGCGTGCGGGTTGACCGGGACCACGTCGTAGCCGTTGTCCGCGAGGTACTTCGGGATCTCGTGTGCGTCCTTCCCCGGCGTAGACGAACAGCCGACGACCGCGATCCGTCGCAGGCCGAGCAGTTCTCGTATCTCCGCGTCGCTCTCGACGGGCATCACCCGAGGATGGGGTCCCCCTCCGCTAAAGCCTACTGGTCGTTCGACGCCGTCGACAGACCAACGGTTCGGACCGACGGCTCGCCGCCGTCGTCCTCGACCTCGATGACGCCGTCGAACAGCTGTTTGAGCGTGTTCAGGGTCTGCTGTTCGTGGGCGGTCGAGTCGATGACGTACAGACCCAGTCCGTCCGCGCTCTGGACGCGCCCCGTGAACACGTGGAGGAACCGGAACACGGTCTGGAGGTTCGAGTACATCAGCAGCGTCGACACCGAGTGGAGAAGGACCCGGTTTCGCTTGACGTTTCGCGTCTCGTAGAACTCCTGGAGGAACTCCGATAGCTGGATCCCGATGCCGGTCATGTCCACCGGCGACGACGCGTACTTGACCTGCGAGGTGTTCTCGGCGTTGCCGACGCCGCGCTGTTTCGTCACGCAGTCGACCACGCCGACCGGTTTCCCCTCCACGGATCCGACGAGGTCCTCGTACTCGTCGATCAACTTGTCCGCGCTGTCCTTCGTCGAGACGACGATGGCGCCGTCCCCCCGCTCCGTCCCGCTCGCGAGGATCTGCAGGGCTATCCGCCGCTTCCCCGTAAGCGGGGGCCCCGTTACGAGCAGGTTCGTACCCGGGTCGAGTTCGACGTCCGGTTGGACTGCAGCCAGATCATACATGACGGATCCTCGTGGGGAGAACAGCCGGGACTCCCGTACTGTTACTTGTCTCGTTCAACGCCTTCGCGTACCATAAAGGTGTACGAATCGAACTTATAGAGTTTTTGATTGTATGTTAAACGAACCGAAGGAAACCCGCTCATCACAGCGACGGCACCGCCGTCGCGCGACCGACGACGAAGGCGGCCGCCGCCAGAAACATCCCGTATTTGATGTGGGACTGCCCGGCCGTCGGGTCGTCGAAGCTCTCGACGGTCGCGTACAGCATGATCGCGTCGGCGGGCACGACGACGAGGAGGTACGGCACGCCGAACGTCCCCCGGACGTACGGGACCGGACTCGCCAGAAGCGCGACCGCGAGGGCCGCGGCCGCCGCGTACAGCGCCCGTCGCTCGCCGACGGCGATCGGGAGCGTGCGCAGTCCCTCCTCGCGGTCCCCCGCCACGTCCTCGACATCCTTGATGATCTCCCGCGTCAGCGTCGACAGCGCCGCGAGCAGGAACAGCACTACTGTCGGTGCGGGCCGGCCGACCGCCGCGCCGCCGAAGAGGAACGTGCTCCCCCCGAGGACCGCGACGACGAAGTTCCCCACTCCGGGCAACCCCTTCAGCCACTCCGTGTAGACGATCAGAGCGACGAGATTCACGGCCGCGATGCCGATCGCCAGCGGCGGCAGGAGCAACGCGGCCGCCGCGGCCGTGACGAACATCCCTGCACTGAACGCCAGCGCGCCGCGAGGACTGACCGCCCCCCGCGGGATCGGCCTGTCCGGTTCGTTGATAGCGTCGATCTCCCGGTCGAAGTAGTCGTTGACGGCGTTGCCGGCCGCGGTGGCGGCGACCGTGGCGACGACGGCGGCGGCCGCCGGCACCGCGGGGACGTCCGTCCCGACGGCGACGAACGCGCCGATGAACGTCAGCGCACCCGCGGCGACCGCGTTGACCGGCCGCGTCAACTCGAGCAGCCCGCGGACCCGCTCTCCGGCACTCATAGGGCTCAGTCCCGACGGCTCCCTGATAAAGGGCGCGGAACGGGTCGCGAGAAATCAGTGGGTTTAAACGGTGCCGTCGCCCAACTTTCGCCCGAGGGCGCTTAGCTCAGTCTGGACAGAGTACTTGGCTTCGGACCAAGCTGTCGCGGGTTCAAATCCTGCAGCGCCCATCACGTTACTTCTCGGAGAGCATTTACCATACAGTTATTGAATTGACTACTTCCCCGACCGATGTCGAAACTGACCGGCGTGCGTCGTCGAACACCACTCGGACTGTCTGACGGAGAGCGAAACTGTTTCGCCCCTCTGAGAAGTATCTTCTGGCGATGAAGGAGGTTCTGTACCGGCTCAAACGCCCGCTACTGTACGTGATGGCCCCCGCGTACGTCGTCGCTGGCGTTCTGCATTTCGTCGTGCCGGAGTTGTACGTCCAGATCGTCCCGCCAGTTTTCCCGGCGGCGCTCGCGCTCGTTTACTTGTCCGGCCTCGCCGAAATAGCCGTCGGGGTCGGGCTGTTGGTCCCCCGAACTCGACGGCACGCGGCGTGGGCGACGGTCGCATTACTCGTCGCGGTCTTTCCGGCGAACGTCTACATGGCGACCCACGGGGTCGTCGTCGAGGGGATGCCGGGCGGCGGCGACCCCTCCGACCTCGTCCGCTGGGGACGACTCCCGCTGCAGGGCGTGTTGATCCTCTGGGCGCTCTGGTACACGCGACCCCCGGCCGAGGCGGACCGAAGCTGATACCGACGATCATCACCGCCCACCCGACATCTCTGCGCGCCCACACTGCCCGTTTTCCGTCTTTCCGTCGATCGTACGGTATGGTCAGCCTCTCGGGCGCCACGGCGACTGGGAAGCAGGTGTTCAACGAGTTCTCCCAGAAGAACGTG
This window contains:
- a CDS encoding YhbY family RNA-binding protein translates to MTDEDLRKRAHDLDVTLWVGKSGIGAVTDELSDQLRDRDLVKVKFLRAARGGSSTEELAVDLADEVDAELIETRGNTAVLH
- a CDS encoding PLP-dependent cysteine synthase family protein → MTTHREPFDSVLDAVGETPLVRVQASPDTVPVFAKLETFNPGASVKDRIGKYMLERMVERGEVPEGGTVIEPTAGNTGIGFAIAAEQLGLTAIFVVPERFSIEKQQLMRALGAEIINTPTEDGMDGAIARAHELAAELDDAVVPQQFANPLNAEAHYETTGPEIYEALDGEVGAVVAGCGTAGTLMGIARYAREQNPETYVAAVEPEGSLYGEVLGRDEQEAEYKTEGIGTHDPSTNELFDPELVDDVIDVADREAQDELKRLAREEGHLVASSAGAASVAARRVAADIRDGAIDAPHDTVVTLFPDSSERYLSKGIYRSFEEWEG
- a CDS encoding DoxX family protein, producing the protein MKEVLYRLKRPLLYVMAPAYVVAGVLHFVVPELYVQIVPPVFPAALALVYLSGLAEIAVGVGLLVPRTRRHAAWATVALLVAVFPANVYMATHGVVVEGMPGGGDPSDLVRWGRLPLQGVLILWALWYTRPPAEADRS
- a CDS encoding DUF7548 family protein → MVDETVPPSVGLLGALAVVAAAVLPYVALPSADVSGLQVYYGYGLVGPWGVTLLAVVVGVAFAAGRQDRTPPEVAAGATVGLGVVMVLLALQWAFAVDETVVFQLSTAEWIEYHRWAFAAVTLLVPASGGWYARALRLI
- a CDS encoding RAD55 family ATPase, whose product is MYDLAAVQPDVELDPGTNLLVTGPPLTGKRRIALQILASGTERGDGAIVVSTKDSADKLIDEYEDLVGSVEGKPVGVVDCVTKQRGVGNAENTSQVKYASSPVDMTGIGIQLSEFLQEFYETRNVKRNRVLLHSVSTLLMYSNLQTVFRFLHVFTGRVQSADGLGLYVIDSTAHEQQTLNTLKQLFDGVIEVEDDGGEPSVRTVGLSTASNDQ
- a CDS encoding CoA-binding protein, producing the protein MPVESDAEIRELLGLRRIAVVGCSSTPGKDAHEIPKYLADNGYDVVPVNPHAEEVLGRPAYDSLRDVEEEIDIVNVFRPSDEVSDIVDEALERDDVKVIWTQLGIRDDEAAERAEADGRHVVQDRCMKVEHQRLC
- a CDS encoding geranylgeranylglycerol-phosphate geranylgeranyltransferase, producing MSAGERVRGLLELTRPVNAVAAGALTFIGAFVAVGTDVPAVPAAAAVVATVAATAAGNAVNDYFDREIDAINEPDRPIPRGAVSPRGALAFSAGMFVTAAAAALLLPPLAIGIAAVNLVALIVYTEWLKGLPGVGNFVVAVLGGSTFLFGGAAVGRPAPTVVLFLLAALSTLTREIIKDVEDVAGDREEGLRTLPIAVGERRALYAAAAALAVALLASPVPYVRGTFGVPYLLVVVPADAIMLYATVESFDDPTAGQSHIKYGMFLAAAAFVVGRATAVPSL
- a CDS encoding DUF5798 family protein, whose translation is MGLGSTAKKIQTVADRAEQLYKQLVDVRERVMKLEETAAETGDRVETIETEQEKQRAVLDAMAEQQGIDVEQVLADAAIEDLDESADDGATDQSAADADATAASGDATVETMAESSAEENQ
- a CDS encoding mechanosensitive ion channel family protein; protein product: MAFVDELLRDAGLSNAYADPLGATVEFVGAFVVVYLLGKTVVYPLVQRLLNRRDLDAHARKPLMKVSQIVVVFAAVAIAFAFAGFGNLLTSLATIAAAATLAIGLAMQDVLKNFVAGIFIFTDKPFRIGDWIEWDGNSGVVEDISLRVTRIRTFDNELLTVPNSNLTDDVIKNPVAKDQLRLKFVFGIGYDDDIERATDIIVEEAEKHPDILDDPAPSVRLTELGDSSVGLQSRIWIANPSRADYVKTRGEYVTNVKRRFDEEGIDIPYPNRTLEGGLELTNATDVVEPADD